The Coffea eugenioides isolate CCC68of chromosome 8, Ceug_1.0, whole genome shotgun sequence genome has a segment encoding these proteins:
- the LOC113779602 gene encoding F-box protein PP2-A12-like isoform X1, which translates to MGAAFSMLFSSTNTPAAPASKLGLGDLPESCVASVLLYLDPPEICKLAMLNRAFRGASSADFVWESKLPLNYGSVIDRVADDGWKQGCDDFPKNLCKRDIYSRLCRPKSFDGGTKKVWLDKSSGKFCLSISSNGLAITGIGDRRYWSRLQTEESRFRSVAYLQQIWWLEVDGEVEFPFPAGSYSLFFRLQLGRTSKRFGRRVCNTEHVHGWDIKPVRFQLSTSDGQQGTTQCYINEPGRWIYYHAGDFVVVDPSTSMKVEFSMTQIDCTHTKGGLCVDSVFVYPSEFKERLKLCQMQ; encoded by the exons AGCATCAAAGCTAGGCTTAGGGGACTTGCCTGAGAGTTGTGTGGCCTCTGTTCTTTTGTACTTAGACCCTCCAGAGATCTGTAAGCTTGCAATGTTGAACAGGGCTTTTAGGGGGGCTTCTTCTGCTGATTTTGTTTGGGAATCAAAGTTGCCTCTCAATTATGGTTCTGTTATTGATAGAGTTGCAGATGATGGTTGGAAACAGGGTTGTGATGATTTTCCTAAGAATTTGTGTAAAAGGGACATTTATTCAAGGCTCTGTAGACCCAAATCTTTCGATGGTGGCACCAAG AAGGTCTGGTTGGATAAAAGTAGTGGAAAGTTTTGTTTGTCAATTTCTTCAAATGGGCTGGCCATAACAGGCATTGGTGATAGGAGATACTGGAGTCGTTTGCAGACCGAAGAATCAAG ATTCCGTTCAGTTGCATATCTCCAGCAAATCTGGTGGCTTGAAGTTGATGGAGAAGTTGAGTTTCCCTTTCCAGCAGGGTCCTATAGCCTTTTTTTCCGGCTGCAACTAGGACGTACTTCGAAGCGATTTGGTCGTCGGGTTTGTAACACCGAGCATGTTCATGGTTGGGATATAAAGCCAGTAAGGTTCCAACTTTCTACTTCAGATGGTCAGCAGGGCACAACACAGTGCTATATCAATGAACCAGGAAGATGGATCTACTACCATGCGGGagattttgttgttgttgatccTAGCACATCAATGAAGGTCGAGTTTTCAATGACACAGATTGATTGCACACACACAAAAGGTGGTCTTTGTGTGGACTCCGTGTTTGTATATCCTAGTGAATTCAAGGAGAGGTTAAAGCTTTGTCAAATGCAGTAG
- the LOC113779602 gene encoding F-box protein PP2-A13-like isoform X2 — MGAAFSMLFSSTNTPAAPASKLGLGDLPESCVASVLLYLDPPEICKLAMLNRAFRGASSADFVWESKLPLNYGSVIDRVADDGWKQGCDDFPKNLCKRDIYSRLCRPKSFDGGTKVWLDKSSGKFCLSISSNGLAITGIGDRRYWSRLQTEESRFRSVAYLQQIWWLEVDGEVEFPFPAGSYSLFFRLQLGRTSKRFGRRVCNTEHVHGWDIKPVRFQLSTSDGQQGTTQCYINEPGRWIYYHAGDFVVVDPSTSMKVEFSMTQIDCTHTKGGLCVDSVFVYPSEFKERLKLCQMQ, encoded by the exons AGCATCAAAGCTAGGCTTAGGGGACTTGCCTGAGAGTTGTGTGGCCTCTGTTCTTTTGTACTTAGACCCTCCAGAGATCTGTAAGCTTGCAATGTTGAACAGGGCTTTTAGGGGGGCTTCTTCTGCTGATTTTGTTTGGGAATCAAAGTTGCCTCTCAATTATGGTTCTGTTATTGATAGAGTTGCAGATGATGGTTGGAAACAGGGTTGTGATGATTTTCCTAAGAATTTGTGTAAAAGGGACATTTATTCAAGGCTCTGTAGACCCAAATCTTTCGATGGTGGCACCAAG GTCTGGTTGGATAAAAGTAGTGGAAAGTTTTGTTTGTCAATTTCTTCAAATGGGCTGGCCATAACAGGCATTGGTGATAGGAGATACTGGAGTCGTTTGCAGACCGAAGAATCAAG ATTCCGTTCAGTTGCATATCTCCAGCAAATCTGGTGGCTTGAAGTTGATGGAGAAGTTGAGTTTCCCTTTCCAGCAGGGTCCTATAGCCTTTTTTTCCGGCTGCAACTAGGACGTACTTCGAAGCGATTTGGTCGTCGGGTTTGTAACACCGAGCATGTTCATGGTTGGGATATAAAGCCAGTAAGGTTCCAACTTTCTACTTCAGATGGTCAGCAGGGCACAACACAGTGCTATATCAATGAACCAGGAAGATGGATCTACTACCATGCGGGagattttgttgttgttgatccTAGCACATCAATGAAGGTCGAGTTTTCAATGACACAGATTGATTGCACACACACAAAAGGTGGTCTTTGTGTGGACTCCGTGTTTGTATATCCTAGTGAATTCAAGGAGAGGTTAAAGCTTTGTCAAATGCAGTAG